CTTTTTCCTAAAAATAAGAAAACAATTAAAATAACTCCAGCAATAACTGAGGCTTTTCCGCTTTGTATATGTCCAACTTTTTTTCGTAAATCAATAACAATAGGGATGTTTCCAATAATATCTATTACGGCAAACAGTACCATAAAAGCAGTGAATATTTCTTTAAAATTAAATTGCATTGTTCTGAGCTTTAAATTGTATCGCAGCAAGCTGCACTTCTGTTGATAGTCATTCTCGCTAAAGCGGGAATCTAAGAAAATAATACATCTAAAATAGATGATTTGAAATTTTCGGCAAAAGTAGCTTATTATCTTAATTAAATTCAGCTAAAGTTAACTATTTTTGCTGCTTACAAGATAAGTAATTTATGTTTCAATTAGGGAAAACCATTGTTTCTGAGGATATTATAGAGAAGGATTTTTTATGCAATTTATCTGCCTGCAAAGGCGCGTGCTGTATTGACGGTGATGCTGGAGCTCCATTAGATGCTGATGAAGCTAAAATATTAGAAGCTATTTATCCGAAAGTAAAACCTTTTTTACGAAAGGAAGGTATTAAGGCTATAGAGTCTCAAGGTACTTACGTAACATCTGAAGATGGTGAGTTAGAAACACCTTTAATTAATGGAGCCGATTGTGCATATGTTATTTTTGATGAAAAAAAAGTGGCACTTTGTGCTATTGAAGAAGCATACAATCAAGGTGAAGTGTCTTGGAAAAAGCCTGTGTCTTGTCATTTGTATCCTATAAGAGTTCAGGATTACAGTGAGTTTTCTGCGGTAAATTATCATAAATGGCAAATTTGTGATGATGCTTGTACACTTGGTGAAGAATTAGGAGTTCCAGTCTATAAATTTGTAAAAGAAGCCTTAATTAGGAAATTTGGCGAAGATTGGTATGCAGAATTAGAAAAAGTAGCCAGCTCTAAAAAAAGTTAGCCAACTCTATTTTAAAATTTAAAACAATCTTTAGTTTTTTTGTTCACTTTTGAAAATTAAGAATCCTTGTTTTATAGTGCTTAAGCGGTTTTCGTTAAATGTAAACACTTGATTTTCAGTATATTATTTTGAGTTAAGATTTTTTGTAATTATCAGAAATTGTTAGGTTTTGTTAAAAACTTGTTGACAATGTTTATAACTATGCCTTTCATTTATGGCTACATTTTCCAATCTTTGTTAACCCGAAATCAAAGCAAATTTTCGTTTAATTTTATTCAAAAAAACAGAAACCAATGTCTCAGGCTATAGAACCCATTCTTCAAGAAAACAAAGATCGTTTTGTTATTTTTCCAATTCAACATCATGATATATGGGAGTGGTATAAAAAGCAAGAAGCAAGCATTTGGACTGCTGAAGAAATTGATTTACATCAGGATCTTAATGATTGGAATAATAAATTAAACGATGACGAGCGTTATTTTATTAAACACGTTTTAGCCTTTTTTGCAGCTAGTGATGGTATTGTAAACGAAAATTTAGCAGAAAACTTTGTGTCTGAAGTACAATATTCTGAAGCTAAATTCTTTTATGGTTTTCAAATTATGATGGAAAACATTCATTCTGAAGTGTATTCATTATTAATTGATACCTACGTAAAAGACGATAAGGAAAAAGATGCATTATTTAATGCTATTGAAGTATTTCCAGCTATTAAGGAAAAAGCAGATTGGGCACTTAAATGGATAGATTCTCCAAGTTTTGCTGAACGTTTAATTGCTTTTGCAGCGGTTGAAGGTATTTTCTTTTCTGGAAGTTTCTGCTCGATATTTTGGCTTAAAAAACGTGGTTTATTACCTGGTTTAACGTTTTCTAATGAACTTATTTCTAGAGACGAAGGTTTACATTGTGATTTTGCAGTGCATTTGCATGAAAATCATATTGTAAATAAAGTGCCAAAAGATAGAATTACACAAATATTAACAGACGCATTAGATATTGAGCGTTCATTTATTACCGAATCGCTTCCAGCAAGTTTAATTGGTATGAATGCCAAGTTAATGACACAATATTTAGAGTTTGTAACTGATAGATTATTAGGTGAATTTGGATGTGATAAAGTTTATAACTCAACTAATCCTTTCGATTTTATGGACATGATTTCATTGCAAGGAAAAACTAATTTCTTTGAAAAACGTGTTTCTGAATACCAAAAAGCTGGTGTGCTTAATAAGGAAGAAGATAAAGATAAATTCAGTTTTGATGCCGATTTTTAATTTAAGAGTATCCCATCAAAGTTTGCTTTGATGTTTCCGTTGAAATTGTCATTCCCATGAAGATGGGAATCTGAAAAAAAACGGGAAGAACTCTTTAATTGAAAAACTAAACTAAATACCATTTTATTAAACTTAACCTAAGTAACTGAATTTTAGCTTGCTACCGTAAAAGCTAAAATGTAGAATAAATAACTAACCTTTTTTCTGAAGGTGTATCAGAAAAAAAAATAAAACCGTGTAAAAAATGTATGTAGTAAAAAGAGATGGCAGAAAAGAACAAATCATGTTCGACAAAATTACAGCAAGAGTACGTAAGTTATGTTACGGATTAAACGAATTGGTTGATCCTTTAAAAGTAGCTATGCGTGTTATTGAAGGACTTTATGATGGTGTTACCACTAGTGAACTAGATAATCTTGCGGCAGAAATTGCTGCAACTATGACTACTGCACATCCAGATTATGCACGTTTAGCAGCGCGTATTTCTGTTTCTAATTTACACAAAAACACTAAGAAAACCTTTAGTGAGGTTATGGAAGATTTACATAAATATGTAAATCCAAGAACAGGTAAAGAAGCACCTCTTTTAGCAGATGATGTATATGAAGTGATTATGGCTAATAAAGAACGCCTAGATTCAACTATTATATACAATCGCGATTTTGGTTATGATTATTTTGGTTTTAAAACATTAGAACGTTCATATCTTTTGAAATTAAATGGACAAATTGCTGAACGTCCACAACACATGCTTATGCGTGTTTCAATAGGAATTCATTTAAATGATTTAGATGCTGCTATTGAGACTTACGAACTCATGTCTAAAAAATATTTTACACACGCTACACCAACATTATTCAATTCGGGTACACCAAAACCGCAAATGTCTTCATGTTTCTTACTTACAATGAAAGAAGACAGTATTGATGGGATTTACGATACATTAAAACAAACGGCTAAAATATCACAATCTGCAGGAGGAATAGGTTTAGCTATTCATAATGTGCGTGCTACAGGAAGTTATATTGCAGGTACTAATGGAACAAGTAATGGTATTGTTCCTATGCTACAGGTATTTAATGATACGGCGCGTTATGTAGATCAAGGAGGAGGAAAACGTAAAGGAAGTTTTGCTATTTATATAGAAACTTGGCATGCCGATATTTTCGATTTTTTAGATTTAAAGAAGAATCATGGAAAAGAAGAAATGCGTGCTCGTGATTTATTTTATGCGATGTGGATTTCAGATTTATTCATGAAACGTGTAGAGGAAGATGGTCCTTGGACGTTAATGTGTCCAAATGAATGTCCAGGAATGGATGAAACACATAGTGAGGCTTTTGAAGCTTTATATTTAAGATATGAAGCCGAAGGAAAAGGTCGTAAAACAATTAAAGCACGTGAACTTTGGGAAAAAATATTAGAATCTCAAATTGAAACAGGTACACCTTATATGTTGTATAAAGATTCGGCTAACCGTAAATCTAATCAGCAAAATCTAGGAACCATTCGTTCTTCAAATTTATGTACTGAGATTTTAGAATATACGTCGCCAGACGAGGTTGCTGTATGTAATTTAGCTTCTATAGCGTTACCAATGTTTGTTAAAAACGGGGAGTTCGATCATAAAGAACTATTCCGTATTACAAAACGTGTTACTAAAAATTTAAATAGAGTTATTGATAGAAATTACTACCCTGTTAAAGAGGCAGAAAATTCTAATATGCGCCATAGACCAATTGGTTTAGGAGTTCAAGGATTGGCAGATACATTTATTCAACTGCGTATGCCTTTTACTAGTGATGAAGCTAAAAAATTAAATCAGGATATTTTTGAAACGCTTTATTATGCTGCTGTAACAGCAAGTATGGAAGAAGCTAAAGCAGATGGTCCATACCAAACTTATGAAGGTTCTCCTATAAGTAAAGGCGACTTTCAACATAACCTTTGGGGGTTAAATGATGCCGATTTAAGTGGTAATTGGGATTGGGAAAAACTACGCAAACAAGTCCTTAAAAACGGTGTGCGTAACTCCTTATTAGTAGCGCCAATGCCTACAGCATCAACGTCTCAAATACTAGGTAACAACGAATGTTTTGAACCCTATACATCTAATATATACACACGTCGTGTATTATCTGGTGAGTTTATTGTAGTTAACAAACATTTACTTGAAGATTTAGTAGAGTTAGGTTTATGGAATGAAGGTTTAAAACAAGATATTATGAGGGCTAATGGTTCGGTACAAGGTATCGATATCATTCCTCAAGATATAAAAGACCTATATAAAACGGTATGGGAGTTAAGTATGAAAGATATTATAGATATGTCTCGCCAACGAGGCTATTTTATAGATCAATCGCAATCACTTAATTTATTCTTAGAAGGCGCAACGATGGCTAAGTTAACATCAATGCATTTCTACGCATGGAAAAGTGGCTTAAAAACAGGTATGTATTACTTACGTACTAAAAGTGCTGTAGATGCTATTAAATTTACTTTAAGCACCACTAAAAAAGAAGAACCAGTAGCTGAGGTTGTAGAAGTTAATGATGTTGCAGTACAACAACAAGAAGCAAAGAAGCAGAAATTAGCGGTTCAAAACGCTGCTAAATTTGCAAAGCAAAATACACCAGAAATAGAGCCTATGACTGCAGAAGAAATGAAAGCGCTTATAGCTCAAGCCAAAGAAGCAGAAGGTGATGATTGCTTAATGTGTGGATCATAAAATAGATATTGGGTTTGTTCCCTCGAAAGGGGGAACCCCAAATTTTTAGAAAAGCATCTCGTAAGGGGTGCTTTTTTGTATTAAAAATACTATATTTATATTCAAACTTAAAAACTAATGTTAGATAATACAATACAAATAACCGAAGATGTTTTAGCTAGCAAAAACATGCGTTTCGTAAATTATATAATAGATTTAGTAGCTCAGTATGCTATTATTTATAGTTTGGCATATTTGTTTTTTTATATTGGAGAGTTTACGGGGTATTATGGATTAGCGGACTTTTGGAATGGTTTATCTAACATTGAAGATTATATAGTGTCTTATACTATTATGTTTATTTACTTTTTTTTAATGGAAGCATTTACTTTTAGAACTTTAGGTAAATATGTAACTAAAACGAAAGTTGTTCTAGATGATGGCCAAGACCCAACTTATCAAGATGTTTTAAAAAGAAGTTTTTGTAGAATGATTCCCTTTGATGCCTTGTCTTTTTTAGGTACTATAGGGAAAGGTTGGCACGATTCTATTTCTAGTACGTATGTAGTTGATATTGGTAGGTTTGAAGCTAAAAAGAAATCCTTTAGTGAATTAGATCAAATAGGTGTTTCTCAAGACATATAATTTTAACAGTATACGACCAAAAACAAAAAAGCATCCTAAATAGGATGCTTTTTGTATATCA
The nucleotide sequence above comes from Flavobacteriaceae bacterium HL-DH10. Encoded proteins:
- a CDS encoding DUF3109 family protein; this translates as MFQLGKTIVSEDIIEKDFLCNLSACKGACCIDGDAGAPLDADEAKILEAIYPKVKPFLRKEGIKAIESQGTYVTSEDGELETPLINGADCAYVIFDEKKVALCAIEEAYNQGEVSWKKPVSCHLYPIRVQDYSEFSAVNYHKWQICDDACTLGEELGVPVYKFVKEALIRKFGEDWYAELEKVASSKKS
- a CDS encoding ribonucleoside-diphosphate reductase subunit alpha; this translates as MYVVKRDGRKEQIMFDKITARVRKLCYGLNELVDPLKVAMRVIEGLYDGVTTSELDNLAAEIAATMTTAHPDYARLAARISVSNLHKNTKKTFSEVMEDLHKYVNPRTGKEAPLLADDVYEVIMANKERLDSTIIYNRDFGYDYFGFKTLERSYLLKLNGQIAERPQHMLMRVSIGIHLNDLDAAIETYELMSKKYFTHATPTLFNSGTPKPQMSSCFLLTMKEDSIDGIYDTLKQTAKISQSAGGIGLAIHNVRATGSYIAGTNGTSNGIVPMLQVFNDTARYVDQGGGKRKGSFAIYIETWHADIFDFLDLKKNHGKEEMRARDLFYAMWISDLFMKRVEEDGPWTLMCPNECPGMDETHSEAFEALYLRYEAEGKGRKTIKARELWEKILESQIETGTPYMLYKDSANRKSNQQNLGTIRSSNLCTEILEYTSPDEVAVCNLASIALPMFVKNGEFDHKELFRITKRVTKNLNRVIDRNYYPVKEAENSNMRHRPIGLGVQGLADTFIQLRMPFTSDEAKKLNQDIFETLYYAAVTASMEEAKADGPYQTYEGSPISKGDFQHNLWGLNDADLSGNWDWEKLRKQVLKNGVRNSLLVAPMPTASTSQILGNNECFEPYTSNIYTRRVLSGEFIVVNKHLLEDLVELGLWNEGLKQDIMRANGSVQGIDIIPQDIKDLYKTVWELSMKDIIDMSRQRGYFIDQSQSLNLFLEGATMAKLTSMHFYAWKSGLKTGMYYLRTKSAVDAIKFTLSTTKKEEPVAEVVEVNDVAVQQQEAKKQKLAVQNAAKFAKQNTPEIEPMTAEEMKALIAQAKEAEGDDCLMCGS
- a CDS encoding ribonucleotide-diphosphate reductase subunit beta, yielding MSQAIEPILQENKDRFVIFPIQHHDIWEWYKKQEASIWTAEEIDLHQDLNDWNNKLNDDERYFIKHVLAFFAASDGIVNENLAENFVSEVQYSEAKFFYGFQIMMENIHSEVYSLLIDTYVKDDKEKDALFNAIEVFPAIKEKADWALKWIDSPSFAERLIAFAAVEGIFFSGSFCSIFWLKKRGLLPGLTFSNELISRDEGLHCDFAVHLHENHIVNKVPKDRITQILTDALDIERSFITESLPASLIGMNAKLMTQYLEFVTDRLLGEFGCDKVYNSTNPFDFMDMISLQGKTNFFEKRVSEYQKAGVLNKEEDKDKFSFDADF
- a CDS encoding RDD family protein, producing MLDNTIQITEDVLASKNMRFVNYIIDLVAQYAIIYSLAYLFFYIGEFTGYYGLADFWNGLSNIEDYIVSYTIMFIYFFLMEAFTFRTLGKYVTKTKVVLDDGQDPTYQDVLKRSFCRMIPFDALSFLGTIGKGWHDSISSTYVVDIGRFEAKKKSFSELDQIGVSQDI